Proteins co-encoded in one Pyxidicoccus xibeiensis genomic window:
- a CDS encoding DUF6068 family protein, whose product MQKPRSFLSRSALLCTALALVGTGCRTMAPDTASPSDGTPVGQDTGTGATPPEGSGAGSGSGSGSMTDPGTAVRGDSPWQRARVGDRVTYSFSANRSTRIQRGSGARAAAPEAGDTVAVAGVVTLEVVAVESPWVWLSLSFAGDGGAPLTHPRLSRSLVLPVRSYESRPLEVPREGVESTEQPTAAGRTWEAKRYMHDQRPVDGPLQNRLYAVEPGPLYLTNGLLDASTTLSGFGASGGYQLTLMEVRRGTGDNATAAVPALTQPMGPGTWYDVKVDSEGSTSVQRTCIGAERGYVLRQQATPTRDGPACPDFAQADVMPLEEAVLSLAWEAVGQQQWPPQPEGAAPAKRETLEADEHKVAVLVLDTPDTVSGAKAVRAQAYAADPWDASLAGLAHEARFQTLADTVYRLAPRGKRTPSGESRVVDWGTWAAKP is encoded by the coding sequence ATGCAAAAGCCCCGCTCCTTCCTGTCCCGCTCCGCGCTGCTGTGCACGGCGCTGGCCCTCGTCGGCACCGGCTGCAGGACAATGGCTCCAGACACCGCCAGCCCCTCGGACGGCACGCCCGTGGGCCAGGACACCGGCACCGGCGCCACGCCTCCGGAGGGCTCCGGCGCTGGCTCCGGTTCCGGCTCCGGTTCCATGACGGACCCGGGCACGGCCGTGCGCGGGGACTCGCCGTGGCAGCGCGCCCGGGTGGGTGACCGCGTGACGTACTCGTTCTCCGCCAACCGCAGCACGCGCATCCAGCGCGGCAGCGGCGCCCGGGCCGCGGCTCCGGAGGCGGGTGACACCGTCGCGGTGGCCGGGGTGGTGACGCTGGAGGTGGTGGCGGTGGAGTCGCCCTGGGTGTGGCTGAGCCTGTCCTTCGCCGGAGACGGCGGCGCGCCGCTGACGCACCCGCGCCTGTCCCGCTCGCTGGTGCTGCCGGTGCGCTCGTACGAGTCGCGGCCGCTGGAAGTCCCGCGCGAGGGCGTGGAGAGCACCGAGCAGCCCACCGCCGCCGGCCGCACCTGGGAGGCCAAGCGCTACATGCACGACCAGCGCCCGGTGGACGGGCCGCTGCAGAACCGCCTCTACGCGGTGGAGCCCGGACCGCTGTACCTCACCAACGGGCTGCTCGACGCGAGCACCACGCTGTCCGGCTTCGGCGCGAGCGGCGGCTACCAACTCACGCTGATGGAGGTCCGCCGGGGCACCGGCGACAACGCCACCGCGGCGGTGCCCGCGCTGACGCAGCCCATGGGCCCGGGCACCTGGTACGACGTGAAGGTGGACTCGGAGGGCAGCACCTCCGTGCAGCGCACCTGCATCGGCGCCGAGCGCGGCTACGTGCTGCGCCAGCAGGCGACGCCCACGCGGGACGGCCCGGCGTGCCCGGACTTCGCGCAGGCGGACGTCATGCCCCTGGAGGAGGCGGTGCTGTCCCTGGCCTGGGAGGCCGTGGGCCAGCAGCAGTGGCCGCCCCAGCCCGAGGGCGCCGCCCCGGCGAAGCGCGAGACGCTGGAGGCGGACGAGCACAAGGTGGCGGTGCTGGTGCTCGACACGCCCGACACCGTGTCCGGCGCGAAGGCCGTGCGCGCGCAGGCGTACGCGGCGGACCCGTGGGACGCGTCGCTGGCGGGGCTGGCCCACGAGGCCCGCTTCCAGACGCTCGCCGACACCGTCTACCGCCTCGCGCCTCGCGGCAAGCGCACGCCCTCGGGCGAGTCGCGCGTGGTGGACTGGGGCACGTGGGCCGCGAAGCCATGA
- a CDS encoding endonuclease/exonuclease/phosphatase family protein has protein sequence MNDSGLRIVTYNVRYFGHMLRGLASTVGPKRRVAGALASLDPLPDIVCLQEVETSSLRSTIAHRPKQPGETQLAAFMDRMVETFGAQARDMPYEAFYFRAHHYKLGEVSLYTTGLAVLVNTRTLEVDAHNVDRPEHITHHHVQRLKDRKQSRICAHMRLRRRGDGRAFHIFNTHLSLPTPFSKEFWATKDKMGCGVNQLHEAKKLADFMRSLSGDEPYIVCGDFNSPPASPVFRYLTGDACLTCAQVAVGQIDPSATRGFPTAGFMHMRMHLDHMFSGGGVRWLDTEETLPFGDTASRFHGLSDHMPIVARFTLDAAPGATASVPSVG, from the coding sequence ATGAACGACTCCGGATTGCGAATCGTCACGTACAACGTCCGCTACTTCGGCCACATGCTGCGCGGCCTCGCGAGCACCGTGGGCCCCAAGCGCCGCGTGGCCGGGGCCCTGGCCTCGCTGGACCCGCTGCCGGACATCGTCTGCCTGCAGGAGGTGGAGACCTCCTCACTGCGCAGCACCATCGCCCACCGTCCCAAGCAGCCGGGGGAGACGCAGCTGGCGGCCTTCATGGACCGCATGGTGGAGACGTTCGGCGCCCAGGCGCGGGACATGCCCTACGAGGCGTTCTATTTCCGCGCCCACCACTACAAGCTGGGCGAGGTGTCCCTCTACACCACCGGCCTGGCGGTGCTCGTCAACACGCGCACGCTGGAGGTGGACGCCCACAACGTGGACCGGCCCGAGCACATCACCCACCACCACGTGCAGCGGCTGAAGGACCGGAAGCAGAGCCGCATCTGCGCGCACATGCGCCTGCGGCGGCGCGGGGACGGGCGCGCCTTCCACATCTTCAACACCCACCTGAGCCTGCCCACGCCCTTCTCGAAGGAGTTCTGGGCGACGAAGGACAAGATGGGCTGCGGCGTCAACCAACTCCACGAGGCGAAGAAGCTGGCGGACTTCATGCGCTCGCTGTCCGGTGACGAGCCGTACATCGTCTGCGGGGACTTCAACTCGCCGCCGGCCTCGCCGGTGTTCCGCTACCTCACCGGGGATGCGTGCCTCACGTGCGCGCAGGTCGCCGTGGGCCAGATTGACCCGAGCGCGACGCGCGGCTTCCCCACCGCGGGCTTCATGCACATGCGCATGCACCTGGACCACATGTTCTCCGGCGGCGGCGTGCGCTGGCTGGACACCGAGGAGACCCTGCCCTTCGGCGACACCGCCAGCCGCTTCCACGGACTGTCCGACCACATGCCCATCGTCGCGCGCTTCACGCTGGACGCCGCGCCCGGGGCGACAGCGTCCGTGCCCTCGGTGGGGTGA
- a CDS encoding MarR family transcriptional regulator encodes MSYSLAMSVDDPLSLDAQLCFPLYAAARAVTQAYAPLLSKLGLTYPQYLVMLVLWETDGVTVKGMGEKLFLDSGTLTPLLKRLEAQGLVRRERSKEDARSVHVHLTAAGRALRRKAVSVPEALVCKMGLSLQELSRLRDDVRRLFEALSKSQPETLK; translated from the coding sequence GTGTCCTATTCATTGGCCATGTCGGTGGACGACCCGCTCAGCCTGGACGCGCAGCTCTGCTTTCCGCTCTACGCGGCGGCCCGGGCGGTGACCCAGGCCTACGCCCCCCTGCTGTCGAAGCTTGGACTGACGTACCCGCAGTACCTGGTGATGTTGGTCCTGTGGGAGACGGATGGGGTGACGGTGAAGGGGATGGGGGAGAAGCTGTTCCTGGACTCGGGGACGCTCACGCCGCTGCTCAAGCGGCTGGAGGCCCAGGGGCTGGTGCGGCGGGAGCGCTCCAAGGAGGACGCGCGCTCGGTGCACGTCCACCTCACGGCCGCCGGGCGCGCGCTGCGTCGCAAGGCGGTGTCCGTGCCGGAGGCGCTGGTCTGCAAGATGGGCCTGTCGCTGCAGGAGCTCTCACGTCTTCGCGACGACGTCCGTCGCCTGTTCGAAGCGCTGTCGAAGTCCCAACCTGAAACCCTGAAGTAA
- a CDS encoding DUF421 domain-containing protein, translating into MAPFDWQGLWTPDIHPLEVMFRATAVYLFAQLVLRLSGRKEFGRSSTFDIVLLLIISVCLRKSIVADDDSLSTAFLALGTLAAWDRFFSWLAMRSHKAALVLEGPPVELVREGRINETNLRKSLMSREELLSRLREHGTESIRKVRLAYLEPDGKVTFLMKKDGEGASVQ; encoded by the coding sequence ATGGCGCCTTTCGACTGGCAGGGACTCTGGACGCCGGACATCCACCCCCTGGAGGTGATGTTCCGCGCCACCGCGGTCTACCTCTTCGCCCAGCTCGTGCTGCGGCTGTCCGGACGCAAGGAGTTCGGCCGCTCCTCCACCTTCGACATCGTCCTGCTGCTCATCATCTCCGTCTGCCTGCGCAAGAGCATCGTCGCGGATGACGACAGCCTCTCCACGGCCTTCCTGGCCCTGGGCACGCTGGCGGCGTGGGACCGCTTCTTCTCGTGGCTCGCCATGCGCAGCCACAAGGCGGCGCTGGTGCTGGAGGGCCCGCCGGTGGAGTTGGTGCGCGAGGGCCGCATCAACGAGACCAACCTGCGCAAGAGCCTCATGTCCCGCGAGGAGCTCCTCAGCCGCCTGCGAGAGCACGGCACCGAGTCCATCCGCAAGGTGCGGCTGGCCTACCTGGAGCCCGACGGCAAGGTGACCTTCCTCATGAAGAAGGACGGCGAGGGCGCCTCCGTGCAGTGA
- a CDS encoding HipA family kinase, which produces MLRTITATRYVTPLREGGSLPAIIEADDAGLYVLKFRGAGQGAKALIAELISGELARAAGLRVPEVVLVDLDPALGRNEPDSEIRELLKASAGLNLALDYLPGSVTFDPVAGPFPDAAMASAIVGFDAFITNVDRTPKNPNMLSWHRDLWLIDHGASLYFHHSWEDWEARSQGRFAPIKDHVLLPWASALPEAEGLLRARLTPQVVERTVAAIPESWLVGAESPFPTPDAHRAAYVTWLTRRVEALPAFLEEAARARAQLV; this is translated from the coding sequence ATGTTGAGGACCATCACCGCCACGCGCTACGTGACACCGCTGCGCGAGGGTGGCTCGCTGCCGGCCATCATCGAGGCCGACGACGCGGGGCTGTACGTCTTGAAGTTCCGGGGGGCGGGCCAGGGCGCCAAGGCGCTCATCGCCGAGCTCATCTCCGGCGAGCTGGCGCGGGCGGCGGGCCTGCGGGTGCCCGAGGTGGTGCTGGTGGACCTGGACCCGGCGCTGGGCCGCAACGAGCCGGACTCGGAGATTCGCGAGCTGCTCAAGGCGAGCGCGGGGCTCAACCTGGCGCTGGACTACCTGCCCGGCTCGGTGACGTTCGACCCGGTGGCGGGCCCCTTCCCGGATGCGGCGATGGCCTCCGCCATCGTCGGCTTCGACGCGTTCATCACCAACGTGGACCGCACGCCGAAGAACCCCAACATGCTCAGCTGGCACCGGGACTTGTGGCTCATCGACCACGGGGCGTCGCTCTACTTCCACCACTCGTGGGAGGACTGGGAGGCGCGCAGCCAGGGCCGCTTCGCCCCCATCAAGGACCACGTGCTGCTGCCGTGGGCCAGCGCGCTGCCGGAGGCGGAAGGCCTGCTGCGCGCCCGCCTCACGCCCCAGGTGGTGGAGCGCACCGTGGCCGCCATCCCCGAGTCCTGGCTGGTGGGCGCCGAGTCCCCCTTCCCCACCCCCGACGCGCACCGCGCCGCGTACGTCACCTGGCTGACCCGGCGCGTGGAAGCGCTGCCGGCCTTCCTCGAGGAGGCGGCCCGTGCCCGCGCCCAGCTCGTTTGA
- a CDS encoding J domain-containing protein, giving the protein MQFVLFFSDKQVREALFARVDGTRGLLLVAGVRHGPAMRAPQSREPFATLEFLHGDVLTQVLVADEGTTEGMWRDPLGDLADRLYPASRDDAYAAATSYLLLESGRPRAVVRKQGAPFEDLWFLQEALSRLTPRVPAPDPDKRPGRRRPEPAPRSPRRPASTGAWDSGAGSTGARGPEARSTGRQARDDEATPPRGTRVPPPAPPPVPVARDAWTVLGLSRDAPLDEARKAFRALITQYHPDKVAHLAPEFHELAERRTRELLAAWEEVERALSGGG; this is encoded by the coding sequence GTGCAGTTCGTCCTCTTCTTCTCCGACAAGCAGGTGCGTGAGGCGCTCTTCGCCCGGGTGGACGGGACGCGGGGGCTGCTGCTGGTGGCGGGCGTGCGCCATGGCCCGGCCATGCGCGCGCCCCAGTCACGCGAGCCCTTCGCCACGCTGGAGTTCCTCCACGGCGACGTGCTGACGCAGGTGCTGGTGGCCGACGAGGGCACCACCGAGGGCATGTGGAGAGACCCGCTCGGAGACCTCGCCGACCGGCTCTACCCGGCGAGCCGCGACGACGCCTACGCCGCGGCCACCAGCTACCTCCTGCTGGAGAGCGGCCGGCCCCGCGCGGTGGTGCGCAAGCAGGGCGCCCCGTTCGAGGACCTCTGGTTCCTCCAGGAAGCGCTCAGCCGCCTCACGCCGCGCGTGCCCGCGCCGGACCCGGACAAGCGCCCCGGCCGCAGGCGTCCGGAGCCTGCCCCCCGCTCACCCCGGCGTCCCGCCAGCACGGGCGCGTGGGACTCCGGAGCGGGAAGCACGGGTGCACGCGGCCCCGAAGCGCGGAGCACGGGGCGACAGGCCCGGGACGACGAGGCCACTCCACCTCGAGGCACGCGGGTGCCGCCTCCCGCTCCTCCGCCCGTGCCCGTGGCGCGGGACGCCTGGACGGTGCTGGGCCTGTCCCGGGACGCGCCGCTGGACGAGGCGCGCAAGGCCTTCCGGGCCCTCATCACGCAGTACCACCCGGACAAGGTGGCGCACCTGGCGCCCGAGTTCCACGAGCTGGCCGAGCGCCGCACCCGCGAGCTCCTGGCGGCGTGGGAAGAGGTGGAGCGCGCTCTTTCGGGAGGCGGCTGA
- a CDS encoding DUF3037 domain-containing protein: MPAPSSFDYAIIRVVPRVEREEFINAGVVVFCTTQRFLGARVELDEARLRALAPDVDLEAVRGHLESFRRVCEGGKDAGPIGRLPQKERWHWLVAPRSTIIQTGPVHSGLCQGPNPEPRLALEHLLDTVVRVKRATPAPAGP; encoded by the coding sequence GTGCCCGCGCCCAGCTCGTTTGATTACGCCATCATCCGCGTGGTGCCCCGCGTGGAGCGCGAGGAGTTCATCAACGCGGGCGTCGTCGTGTTCTGCACCACCCAGCGCTTCCTCGGCGCACGGGTGGAGCTGGACGAGGCGCGGCTGAGGGCGCTGGCGCCGGACGTGGACCTGGAGGCCGTGCGCGGCCACCTGGAGAGCTTCCGCCGCGTCTGCGAGGGCGGGAAGGACGCCGGCCCCATCGGCCGCCTGCCGCAGAAGGAGCGGTGGCACTGGCTGGTGGCCCCGCGCAGCACCATCATCCAGACGGGGCCGGTGCACTCGGGCCTGTGCCAGGGCCCCAACCCCGAGCCGAGGCTGGCGCTGGAGCACCTGCTGGACACGGTGGTCCGCGTGAAGCGGGCTACTCCCGCACCCGCCGGCCCGTGA
- a CDS encoding organic hydroperoxide resistance protein has protein sequence MAPVTVSPLYTTTATTHGGRSGQVKSADGVIDLALALPKEMGGPGGAKANPETLFAAGYSACFEGALRLVARMQGKTLGEGVGITSSVTIGKTPDGGFGLAVELKGILPGMPRDEAEKLMHAAHEVCPYSKATRGNIDVKLSVAE, from the coding sequence ATGGCCCCCGTTACTGTCAGCCCGCTGTACACCACCACCGCCACCACCCACGGTGGCCGCAGCGGCCAGGTGAAGTCCGCCGACGGCGTCATCGACCTGGCCCTCGCCCTGCCCAAGGAGATGGGCGGCCCCGGCGGCGCGAAGGCCAACCCGGAGACGCTGTTCGCCGCGGGCTACTCCGCCTGCTTCGAGGGCGCGCTGCGCCTGGTGGCGCGCATGCAGGGCAAGACGCTCGGCGAGGGCGTGGGCATCACCTCGTCCGTCACCATCGGCAAGACGCCGGACGGCGGCTTCGGCCTGGCGGTGGAGCTCAAGGGCATCCTCCCCGGCATGCCCCGCGACGAGGCCGAGAAGCTGATGCACGCGGCCCACGAGGTGTGCCCGTACTCCAAGGCCACGCGCGGCAACATCGACGTGAAGCTCTCCGTCGCGGAGTAA
- a CDS encoding GNAT family N-acetyltransferase yields the protein MRERQLIPIEVAGSAVSGAVDLLLEDPDIAEVFWWWRPELGKRPPGLWSAAEGTRLFAVAEKGNGIIGLAALSNIHREERYARLSCAVAAPYRLAGAGHWATAETVRRGVRLDGLRHLETSVRSSNDTARRVLESLGFRALGTPAFPGTEAAPGSHVYLRLDLPSDPKGHFLMAPGGAVKAPARAALCA from the coding sequence ATGCGTGAACGCCAGCTCATACCCATCGAAGTCGCGGGGAGCGCTGTCTCGGGGGCGGTGGACCTGCTGCTGGAGGACCCGGACATCGCCGAGGTCTTCTGGTGGTGGCGGCCGGAGCTGGGGAAACGTCCTCCCGGCCTCTGGAGCGCCGCGGAGGGCACGCGGCTGTTCGCGGTGGCGGAGAAGGGCAACGGCATCATCGGCCTGGCCGCGTTGTCCAATATCCACCGCGAAGAGCGCTACGCACGGCTGAGCTGCGCGGTGGCGGCGCCGTACCGGCTGGCGGGTGCGGGCCACTGGGCCACCGCGGAGACGGTGCGCCGCGGCGTGCGGCTGGACGGCCTGCGTCACCTGGAGACCTCCGTGCGCTCGAGCAACGACACCGCGCGCCGCGTGCTGGAGTCCCTCGGGTTCCGCGCGCTGGGGACGCCGGCCTTCCCGGGCACGGAGGCGGCCCCGGGCAGCCACGTCTACCTGCGGCTGGACCTGCCCTCGGACCCGAAGGGCCACTTCCTCATGGCGCCGGGTGGGGCCGTGAAGGCGCCCGCCCGGGCCGCCCTCTGCGCCTGA
- a CDS encoding M1 family aminopeptidase, whose translation MRCCHRHASESAPADPHPFSLPGATEHYAAERPVRAEHVRLELDLDFDQRRLSGLCTTRISAVRPVSHVTFDAVDLDVSQALVDGRPVRFSNSGAHVRVELPAPLDTGRACEVTLHYACRPRRGLYFWGPDAGYPDRPRQAWTQGQDIDARAWFPSLDTPAQKATSEVIATFPAEMTALSNGVFVSDRTDGGRRTQHYRMEQPHAPYLVTLAVGEFEEATDSAGTVPLRYLFPRGRREDALRCVGRTPEMVRVFQEVTGEPFPWSGYAQVFLTEFILGGMENTTATSLTDAVLHDARAQPDYNAEPLISHELAHQWFGDLLTCRDWPHGWLNEGFATWCEVLWKERADNLDEADQHRITQLEGYLSEVRERYARPIVARRFHAPMDVFDRHLYEKGGLVLHELRRRLGDALFFRALRHYVARHRHGAVETVDLARAFEEATGHNLDGFFDQYVFAPGHPELKVEVRYEAEDARLRLKVRQTQRTDAGIPTFRLPLDVVVTVDGADVFHRLEVTEAEHSFLLPCPTAPTQVRVDPRRDVLGTVDVDKAVGLWLEELRAAPEPRARTEAATALGKQGGFRAVEALGDALADARLFWGTRAACAKSLGRLRTPEARTRLLAALGTGHPRVRRAVVAALGEFRRDAEVTARLRALVEGGDASYFVEAEAARSYGRLRAPDALAVLEAATTRPSFQDVIAVGAMDGLAESQDPAAFPVAVARTAYGQPRVLRRAATQAVAKLAEVAGRGREAVDLLAELLRDPLFRVQMGVFEAGRTLGDRRLIAALEGTPLEDPRARRAARETVRALREGEPQAREVAALREEVDTLKEQTRGLREWLERLTLKPPTAPAPAAPRGTGRAKSAVKSAAKKQAPRGRPGKRR comes from the coding sequence ATGCGCTGCTGCCACCGTCACGCCTCCGAGTCCGCTCCCGCAGACCCCCACCCCTTCTCGCTCCCCGGCGCCACCGAGCACTACGCCGCCGAGCGCCCCGTGCGCGCCGAGCACGTGCGCCTGGAGCTGGACCTCGACTTCGACCAGCGGCGCCTCTCCGGCCTCTGCACCACCCGCATCTCCGCCGTCCGCCCCGTCTCCCACGTCACCTTCGACGCGGTGGACCTCGACGTGTCCCAGGCCCTCGTCGACGGCCGCCCCGTCCGCTTCTCCAACTCCGGCGCCCACGTCCGCGTCGAGCTGCCCGCGCCGCTCGACACCGGCCGCGCCTGCGAGGTGACGCTCCACTACGCCTGCCGCCCCCGCCGCGGCCTCTACTTCTGGGGCCCCGACGCCGGCTATCCCGACCGCCCCCGCCAGGCCTGGACGCAGGGCCAGGACATCGACGCGCGCGCGTGGTTCCCCAGCCTGGACACGCCCGCCCAGAAGGCCACGTCCGAGGTCATCGCCACCTTCCCCGCGGAGATGACCGCCCTCTCCAACGGCGTCTTCGTCAGCGACCGCACCGACGGCGGCCGCCGCACCCAGCACTACCGGATGGAGCAGCCCCACGCGCCCTACCTCGTCACGCTCGCGGTGGGCGAGTTCGAGGAGGCCACCGACTCCGCCGGCACCGTCCCCCTGCGCTACCTCTTCCCCAGGGGCCGCCGCGAGGACGCCCTGCGCTGCGTGGGCCGCACCCCGGAGATGGTGCGCGTCTTCCAGGAAGTCACCGGCGAGCCCTTCCCCTGGAGCGGCTACGCCCAGGTCTTCCTCACCGAGTTCATCCTCGGCGGCATGGAGAACACCACCGCCACCAGCCTCACCGACGCCGTCCTCCACGACGCCCGCGCCCAGCCCGACTACAACGCCGAGCCCCTCATCTCCCACGAGCTGGCCCACCAGTGGTTCGGTGACCTGCTCACCTGCCGCGACTGGCCCCACGGCTGGCTCAACGAGGGCTTCGCCACCTGGTGCGAGGTGCTCTGGAAGGAGCGCGCCGACAACCTCGACGAGGCCGACCAGCACCGCATCACCCAGCTCGAGGGCTACCTGTCCGAGGTGCGCGAGCGCTACGCCCGCCCCATCGTCGCGCGCCGCTTCCATGCCCCCATGGACGTGTTCGACCGGCACCTCTATGAAAAAGGAGGCCTCGTCCTCCACGAGCTGCGCCGCCGCCTGGGGGACGCGCTCTTCTTCCGCGCCCTGCGCCACTACGTCGCCCGCCACCGCCACGGCGCCGTGGAGACGGTGGACCTGGCGCGCGCCTTCGAGGAGGCCACCGGCCACAACCTGGACGGCTTCTTCGACCAGTACGTCTTCGCCCCCGGCCACCCCGAGCTCAAGGTGGAGGTGCGCTACGAGGCCGAGGACGCGCGCCTGCGCCTGAAGGTCCGGCAGACGCAGCGCACCGACGCCGGCATCCCCACCTTCCGCCTGCCGCTCGACGTCGTCGTCACCGTGGACGGCGCGGACGTCTTCCACCGCCTGGAGGTGACGGAGGCCGAGCACTCCTTCCTGCTGCCCTGCCCCACCGCGCCCACGCAGGTGCGCGTGGACCCGCGCCGCGACGTGCTGGGCACGGTGGACGTGGACAAGGCCGTGGGCCTGTGGCTGGAGGAGCTGCGCGCCGCGCCGGAGCCTCGCGCCCGCACCGAGGCCGCCACCGCCCTGGGGAAGCAGGGAGGCTTCCGCGCCGTGGAGGCGCTGGGTGACGCGCTCGCGGACGCGCGCCTGTTCTGGGGCACCCGCGCCGCGTGCGCGAAGTCCCTGGGCCGCCTGCGCACGCCCGAGGCCCGCACGCGGCTGCTGGCGGCGCTGGGCACCGGGCACCCCCGCGTGCGCCGCGCCGTGGTGGCCGCGCTGGGCGAGTTCCGCCGGGACGCGGAGGTGACGGCCCGCCTGCGCGCCCTCGTGGAAGGCGGTGACGCCAGCTACTTCGTGGAGGCCGAGGCCGCGCGCAGCTACGGCCGCCTGCGCGCCCCCGACGCCCTGGCCGTGCTGGAGGCGGCCACCACCCGGCCCTCCTTCCAGGACGTCATCGCCGTGGGTGCGATGGACGGACTCGCCGAGTCGCAGGACCCCGCCGCCTTCCCGGTCGCCGTGGCGCGCACCGCCTACGGCCAGCCCCGCGTCCTGCGCCGCGCCGCCACCCAGGCCGTGGCGAAGCTGGCCGAGGTCGCCGGCCGCGGGCGCGAGGCGGTGGACCTGCTCGCGGAGCTGCTGAGGGACCCGCTCTTCCGCGTGCAGATGGGCGTCTTCGAGGCGGGGCGCACGCTCGGCGACCGGCGCCTCATCGCCGCGCTGGAGGGCACTCCGCTGGAGGACCCCCGCGCCCGCCGCGCCGCCCGAGAGACGGTGCGCGCCCTGCGCGAGGGCGAGCCCCAGGCCCGCGAGGTGGCCGCGCTCCGCGAGGAGGTGGACACGCTCAAGGAGCAGACGCGCGGGCTGCGCGAGTGGCTGGAGCGGCTCACGCTGAAGCCCCCAACAGCCCCTGCGCCCGCCGCCCCGCGAGGCACGGGCCGCGCCAAATCCGCCGTGAAGTCCGCCGCCAAGAAGCAGGCCCCGCGCGGACGCCCCGGGAAGCGTCGCTAG
- a CDS encoding DUF4286 family protein, which yields MTLALYTVVIEVDPTAEEAWNRWHEETHVPEVLREPGFRSCRKWRDTETAQGGWARYVCHYELTDVEAMKRYAASDAAKRLRAESEARFGPATRHSRQVLTEVKRF from the coding sequence ATGACGCTCGCCCTCTACACGGTGGTCATCGAGGTGGACCCCACCGCCGAGGAGGCGTGGAACCGCTGGCACGAGGAGACGCACGTCCCCGAGGTGCTGCGAGAGCCGGGCTTCCGCTCGTGCCGCAAGTGGCGCGACACCGAGACCGCGCAGGGCGGCTGGGCGCGGTACGTGTGCCACTACGAGCTGACGGACGTGGAGGCGATGAAGCGCTACGCGGCCAGCGATGCCGCGAAGCGCCTGCGGGCGGAGTCGGAGGCGCGCTTCGGCCCCGCCACCCGCCACTCGCGCCAGGTGCTCACCGAGGTGAAGCGCTTCTGA